CAGCAGCTGCGGGAGCTGGAGGACGACGGTGTGATCAATCGGATTATTCATAATCAAGTACCGCCTAAAGTGGAATATGAGCTGAGCGAGTACGGCATGAGTTTGAGCGGAATTCTGGATATGCTCTGTGCATGGGGCGAAAATCATATTACGAAGGTATACGGGGACAAATTCAGCGTGCTTGAGGACAGTATCCTGAATGATAAACTGAAAGTCTCGGACGAGCCCACAACCACAGATGCACGCTAGACTTGATTTATAAGCACTCTTGATACAAATAGCAAGGGCAAGGTCCGTGATCACGGACCTTGCCCTTTTCATATTCTCTCTATGTTATCAAACCATAAGATCAATTCAGGGAATGAAAGAAATGTAATGCCCTCCTGCACATTCCATGCGTAAGCACCGAGACCGCTGACTATTTCGCGTTCTCTTTCTCTTTTTGGCTGACGATCATTTCCGTCACTTCCTCAGCCTGGGCCAGGACAGCAATGGGATCAAACGGCCAGAACCGTTTGGCATCGAGATAAAACACGCGATCCTGTTTGACGGCCTCAATCGAAGTCCACACCTTGTCCTTCTTATCCAACTCGGCACCGTTAGACTCATCAAAGAAGATATAATCGCCTGCGTAATCATTCAGAACTTCCAGGGAAACCTCTTTGTAAGTCACGTTGGCATCAATCAATTCTTTTTGAATCGTTGCCGGAGGCGTTAATTGAAGCTCCTTGTATATTGCCAATCCTCCCCGATAAATGCCGTCGCCGTACAGGTAGAAGGTTTTGCCGAAAGCGCCAAAGATGGAAAAAGTTTCACCCTCTTCAATAACGCCATTCACTTTCGCGCGCAGTTCTTCTATTTTCTTATCAAATTCAGCGAGCCATTCCTTCGCTTCTACTTCTTTGCCAAGAATAGCACCCAATCCCTCTACTTCTTCGTGCACGCTTCGATAGGTTTCATAAGGCAAAATGACCGTCGGCGCGATTTTAGACAGCTTCTCGAAAACTTCCGGATCGGAGTTAGCGCTGATAATCAGGTCAGGGTTCAGTTCCACTATCTTTTCCGGAGCGCTTTCCCCCGTATTTTCTATGCCCTCAATCTTGTCTTGGATATGGACGTTCTCGAGATCCGTCGCTGTCGCGCCGACCGGCTTTTCTCCGAGCAGCAATAAGGTAGGTAAATATGCATCGACTACAATTCGCTGTGGATCGGCGGGATACTCGATCGGACCATGAATCGTATCCACCTTTCTAGTCGTAGGAGCTGCGGCTTCAGTCTGGGGCTTGTCCGCGCCTGCAGCTGTTTCGCCTGAAGAACCCGCTTCGTTGGTGGTATTTCCATTCCCGCCACATGCGGAAATCAAGAACGAACATAGGATGAGCATGGAGAGAGTTACCCGAAATTTAGATGTGAACATAGTTTCATCCTCCTCATAAAGTTTAAGCTTGGATCAAGCACCGAATTGAGCCCGATGCAATCGGCTGTATATACCATGCGCTGCGAGCAGATCTTCATGGATACCTTGTTCGGCGATACCTTTGTCTGCAACAACCACAATGCGGTCTGCATTCTTGATCGTTGCTAGTCGGTGTGCAATCACCAGGGTCGTACGTCCCTCCGACAGTTCGGCCAGCGCCTGCTGAATCGCCGCTTCGGTCTCCGCATCCAATGCAGACGTTGCTTCGTCCAAAATAAGAATCGGCGGATTCTTGAGGAACATCCGGGCGATCGACAGGCGCTGTTTCTGTCCGCCGGACAGCTTAACGCCTCTCTCGCCAATTAAGGTGTCCAGCCCATCCGGAAGCGAAGCGACCAGATCCTCAAGCTGGGCACGGCTCACGGCTTTCATAATGTCGCTATCTGCAGCATCCAGTCGGCCATAAGCAATGTTTTCGCGAATGCTGCCATCAAACAGGAATACATCCTGCTGCACGATGCCAATATGGGAACGAAGGGATTGCAGCGTCATGTCCCGGATATCGATTCCGTCAATCGTAATCCGGCCAGCAGCAGTATCATAGAAACGCGGCAGCAGAGAACACAGGGTGGTCTTGCCCGCTCCGGACGGACCCACAAGCGCAACAGTTTCACCAGCTCGAATCGATAAATCAACATCCTGCAGCACTTGATCTTTGTTCTCGTAACCGAAGGATATCCCGTGAAAGGCAATGTCTCCCCGCAAATGGTTAACTGGCT
This Paenibacillus sp. JZ16 DNA region includes the following protein-coding sequences:
- a CDS encoding winged helix-turn-helix transcriptional regulator; amino-acid sequence: MQTKKYNIAVEATLEVIGGKWKCVILCHLTHGRKRTNELKRLMPHITQKMLTQQLRELEDDGVINRIIHNQVPPKVEYELSEYGMSLSGILDMLCAWGENHITKVYGDKFSVLEDSILNDKLKVSDEPTTTDAR
- a CDS encoding ABC transporter substrate-binding protein, yielding MFTSKFRVTLSMLILCSFLISACGGNGNTTNEAGSSGETAAGADKPQTEAAAPTTRKVDTIHGPIEYPADPQRIVVDAYLPTLLLLGEKPVGATATDLENVHIQDKIEGIENTGESAPEKIVELNPDLIISANSDPEVFEKLSKIAPTVILPYETYRSVHEEVEGLGAILGKEVEAKEWLAEFDKKIEELRAKVNGVIEEGETFSIFGAFGKTFYLYGDGIYRGGLAIYKELQLTPPATIQKELIDANVTYKEVSLEVLNDYAGDYIFFDESNGAELDKKDKVWTSIEAVKQDRVFYLDAKRFWPFDPIAVLAQAEEVTEMIVSQKEKENAK